The Candidatus Zixiibacteriota bacterium DNA segment GGAATATCTGGTCAGGCGGCTGGCCGACGAGAAGTTCGATATCCTCCGCCACCGTCAGGTACCTACCAATGACGGTGGCCTGGCGTTGGGACAGGTTGTTGCCTCGGACGCCATGTTGCGGCGGGGCAACGAGGCGAAATGAAGAAAGGATGCGCTCAACATGTGTTTGGCGATACCGGGGAAAGTAGTCGAAATAACCGAAGAAAACGGCGTGCAAATGGGGCGAATTGACTATGCCGGTACGGTCAATACCGCGTGCCTGGCGTATGTGCCGGAAGTGAAAGTGGGTCAGTATGTGATCGTGCATGCCGGTTTCGCGCTGAGTGTTATCGATGAGCAGGAAGCGGCCAGGACGCTGGCGCTTTTCGATGAGATGGTTCAGAAGGCCGCCGAAGAGGGTCAGGATGTTTTCGGTATGCCTCTTGATGAGCAGGGTGGGGATAAAGA contains these protein-coding regions:
- a CDS encoding HypC/HybG/HupF family hydrogenase formation chaperone, which gives rise to MCLAIPGKVVEITEENGVQMGRIDYAGTVNTACLAYVPEVKVGQYVIVHAGFALSVIDEQEAARTLALFDEMVQKAAEEGQDVFGMPLDEQGGDKE